In Nocardia sp. NBC_00403, the DNA window CATCGTCCCGGCCCGGCTCGACCAGGACGGCGGCTGGCGCGGCGACGCCCACATCCGAACCACCCATCTCGGCGGCCTCATCGACCGCGACGGCTTGGTCATCGTCCCCACCGAAGCAACCGACGGCGTTCAGGTCGAATTCTTGCCCCTGCTCAGCTGATTTCAGTCGCCCATTTCCGCCCATTTCCACCGAAATGGCCATGAATCGTCCGACACATCGACATTTTCCTTCCGCGATTGATGCCTGCTCGCTATTGTGTGGTTGTTAGGCGAACATTAATCCCCCGGAAAGGACCGAGTGGAGATGGCTGAAAAGTCCAAGAAGACGCCTAAGAAAATGCCCAAGCAGATGCCTCGGCAGCAGCAACAGCAGCGCCAGGAGCAGGGCATGCCGCGAGCAGGCGGGGGCGCTGAAGGCCAGAAGATGATGCCGGACCAGCAGCGACGCCAGGGCGAGAACGACCCCAACCGCATCGATCGGCGACCGGGGCAGCACTGATCCAAGTCCTGTAGAACGGGCCGCTGGTTCCTGCATTGCAGGGTCCAGCGGCCCGTTTCAATTGTGTGGATAAATTCGAGCTTTCTCCTCACGCACCGATACGCAGCAGCGATTCGGAATCGACATCCACCGACCTTCTGGCGACCGTCGGATCAGGAGTCGGCACCGCATCGAGCAGTCGCCGCGTGTAATCCTCGCGCGGGCGAGCGAAAACATCTGTCACCGGTCCGGTTTCGACAACGGATCCCGCGCGCAGCACCACGACCCGGTCGGCCACCTGATGCACGACGGCGAGATCGTGACTGATGAACAGGCAGGCGAAGCCGTACTCGGCACGGAGGTCCGCGAACAGGTCGAGGACCTGAGCCTGGACCGAGACGTCGAGCGCGCTGGTCGGCTCGTCGGCCACCAGCAGCCGTGGCGCGAGGGCGAAGCACGCGCGAGGGCGACCCGTTGCCGCTGGCCGCCGGAGAGCTCACCCGGCCGATGAGTGGCGTAATCCCGTGGCAGACAGCGGATTCAACAGATCGCCGACCTTCGCACGCCCCCGCTACACCGGCAACCTGCGTTCGGTGATCTATATGCCGGTCCCGATCCGTGTCCCCGACGCCACTATCGAGGCGGTGGAACGCGAGGCGGAGTTCGTTGCGGAATAGGCGCAGCGTGCACCACGGCCACCCGCGCACAGCCGAGGCGAATTTCGGACATCGGGCCCGGTCGGATACCGTTTACCAGGCACAACGGCCCTCTTCACGACGAGAAGGACGCACCTGATGGACGACAGTTCCCTCATCTGGGACGACGGTGCGCTGGTCACCATCGACCAGCGCGGGCTGCCGCACGAGGTGCGGGAGTTGCGGCTCACGACGGTCGAGGACATCGTCGACGCCATCCGGGGGCTCGCCATCCGCGGCGCACCGGCCATCGGCATCGCGGGGGCGTTCGGGGTGGTCATCGCCACCGCCGCGAACACCGCGGACGGTGTCGTCGATGTGGCGCGGGTCGAAGCGGAGGCCGAGCGCATCGTGGCCACCAGGCCCACCGCGGTGAACCTGGCATGGGCGGTGCGGCGAGTCACGGCTCAGGTGCCGCTCGGTGTGGACGCGGTGCTCGCGGAGACGCTGGCGATCCTGGCCGAGGACGGGCGCGTCAACCGCGCCGCCGCGACGAATGCCGCCGATCTCGTGCAGGAGCTCTGCCCTGGTCGCCCGCTGCGCGTGCTGACCCACTGCAACACCGGCAGGCTCGCGACGAGCGCCTTCGGCACTGCAATCGGCGCGATTCGGGTGCTGTCGGAGCGCGGCGCGATCGAGAACGTCCTGGTCGACGAGACCCGCCCGCTGCTGCAGGGTGCACGGCTGACGACCTGGGAGCTCGCCGCGGCGGGCATCCCGCACCGACTCACCATCGACTCCGCGGCTGCCTGGGCGATGGCCACCGGTCAAGTCGACTGTGTACTGGTCGGCGCCGACCGCGTCACCCTCAACGGGGACGTCGCGAACAAGATCGGGACCTATGCCCTGGCGCTGGCGGCCCGCCATCACGGCATCCCGTTCATCGTCGTCGCCCCCGAGTCCACCCGTGACCCGAATATGGCGACCGGGCGCGACATCGTCGTGGAACAGCGCGCCCCTGCCGAGGTCACCGGATTCGGCGGTGTCTCAACAGCTCCCACGGGCACCGAGGTCTTCAACCCGGCCTTCGATGTCACGCCGGCCGACCTCGTGACCGCCGTGGTCACCGAGCTGGGCGTCGTCCATCGTGCGGGATCTGCTGTCCCCGAACACCATCCGGGCCGCGAGATCGCCGACATCGCGCGCGAGCTCTACCACCGCGGCTGGATGCCGGGCACGGCGGGCAATATCTCGGTACGCACCGCGGAGACCGCGGTGATCACCGGCAGCGGCCTCGCCAAAGGTGAACTGTCCGAGCGCGACATGGTGATCGTCCGCGTGCTGGATTCGACTCCGGTAGCTCCGCAGCAGCGGAAACCGTCGGCGGAGACCACCATTCACACCGCGGTGTATCGGACGACCGACGCGGCCGCGGTCGTGCACATCCATCCGCCGTACGCGACGACCCTCTCGACGCAGACCGGTTCTCCCGATGACCCGACCATCCTGCGCATCACCGACTTCGAACTCATCAAGGGACTCGGCAGCGCCGACCCGGCGGCCGTCGACATCCCGGTGTTCCCCAACTGGCGCGATGTCGCGCGCATCGGCGCCGACATCGAGCGGTACCTGTCCGAGAACCCGACCGCACCGCCGGTATTGGGCATCGCCGGCCACGGCATCACCACCTGGGGGGACAATCTGTCCCAGGCACGCGATCGCGCCGAATGCCTCGAGGCGCTGTGCGAACTGGTGCTGCGGACCGGGCGGCGGCAGGTCGGCTTACGTGACGAGATCCTCGAGATAGGACTGAGATGACGCTTTTGCAGGTGATGGCCGCCGACGATGCCGACAAGGTGCTGCTGCGGACCACCGACGACGCGGTGATCGCTGCGCAATTGGCCGACCGCGGAATCACTTTCGACCGCTGGCCGGTGGTGGACAACGCCGCCGACACCACCTCGGACGCGCTGCTGGCCGAGTACGCCGACCGGGTCGCCGAGCTCAATGCCGCCGGCCGCTACCGCCACATCGACATCGCGCGCATCCACCCCGACGACGCGAACCCCGAATGGCCGCAGATCGCGAAGGGCGCCCGCGAGAAGTTCCTCAACGAACACCGGCACGCCGAGGACGAGGTGCGCTTCTTCGCAGGCGGACGCGGGTGCTTCTACCTGCACCTCGATAATGCGGTGCTGGCCGTCGTCTGCGAGGGCGGCGACCTGCTCTCGGTCCCGGCCGCAACCCTGCACTGGTTCGATATGGGCACCCGCCCCGATTTCATCGCTATCCGTTTCTTCGAGGAAGAAGACGGCTGGGTCGGCGATTTCACCGGTGACCGCATCAGCGAAGGTTTCCCGACCCTCGACCAGCTGCTCGCCGCGCCGTGATCGCCGCAGTCGTCGTCGATATCGAAGGCACCACCAGCCCGACCAGCTCGGTGCGCGAGGATCTGTACGGCTACACCAGGGCCAGGCTCCCCGAGTGGCTTGCCGAAAACCGGATGGATGCTGCCGTCCCCATCGTCGCGGCGACCAGGGCACTTGCCGAACGCCCCGACGCCGACGAGGCCGAGGTGGCCGCGATCCTGCGCGACTGGCTCGGCTCGGATGTCAAGGCCGAGCCGCTCAAGGCCGCCCAGGGGCTGATCTGTCACGAAGGCTTCCGCTCCGGCGCTCTGCACGGCGAGTTCTTTCCCGACGTCGCGCCAGCGCTCGCCGCATGGCGGGCCGCCGGGCTCGACCTCTATGTGTATTCGTCGGGATCGGTACGCAACCAGCAGGATTGGTTCGCCTTCGCCCGCGGTGGCGAACTCGCCTCGCTGATCGGCGGCTATTTCGATCTGTCCACCGCGGGGCCGAAGCGGGAATCCTCGTCTTACGAGAAGATCGCGGGCGCCATCGGCACGCCCGCCGAGCGGGTCCTGTTCCTATCCGACCACCCGGATGAACTCGATGCCGCCGTCGCGGCGGGTTGGTCGGCGATCGGCGTCCACCGCCCCGGCGAACCGAATCCGCCGCGACCACCGCACCGCTGGATCGACTCGTTCGCCGAAGTCCAGCTGCGCTGAATCAGCTCCAGCTGCGCCGAGTCACCCCAACCCTGCGCCGAGTCGTTCTCAGCTGTGGCCGGTCCGCGGCTCAAGCTCCGGAGATACCGATCCGGTTGCGCACCGCGCCCAGGTGGCTGTGCTGGACGGAAGCGAAGATACGGCGTGCATGGACCGCGACGGGACTGGTCGACCAGGGCGCCAGTGCGGTGGTGAACATGAGTTCACACCAGGACATGGCGGGTACATCGCCCGCGGCCAGCGTTGCGATGAGCGACATCTCGGTGTCGTGGCCCGCCCATGCGGCGAGCAGCCAGGCCGTGTCGAGCCTGCCGAGGAATTCCTCGGCATCCTCCGGTGGACCGTGCGGGGTATCGACGGCGAGATGGACGACCGCCGCAATCGCGTGCCGCATCCTGGCATCCAATCCGACGGCGTCGTGCAGCAGCAGCGCTTCCAGCGCGGAGCGCAGCTCTACACCGGGGTCGATCACCGAGTTGTCGGCCATCGAGGTGATAGCGCGCGAACTGCGAATCATAGGAACTGTCTCCTTCGAGTCGGTATCGAGTGGTGGGTTCGCGATGACCGAACGCAGAGCGCACAGCTCGAGCACACCCGGGCGGGCGTCCTCGACCAGGCTGACCAGCGCACCCGGGTTCCAGTCCAGCCTGCCGAAGGCCAGGCACCAGTCCAGCGCCGGATTGTCCTCGGCTACCACCACATCCAGCGCCAGTCCCGACATCGACGCGGTGCACGCCAGGGTGATGGCATCCACGTCGGGTTCGGTGATGGTCAGATGCAGGGTCGCTTCGTCGTGGCCCGCGTCGGCGCGGGCCCGGCCCGCCAACCAGACCGCGCGGGCGGCGGCGGCCATTGCGCCGGCACGGCGGTCACCGTGCGGATGATCGAGATCAGTATCGAGAAAGGGGCCGTACCAGAGCGCTCGGCCCTCGTCACCGCATACCGCGAAGGTGCCGTTCGAGCAGTCCGCGGCCGCGGCCAGCGTGATGTGGGGCACCAGTTGGATGTCATTCACCATGAAACACTCACTCCCGCAATGTGCGCGCAACCTGTCCTCATCGGCCGGATACTCGTGAGGTCGTCACCAACTTCGCGAATTTCCCGATAAGCGGATCAAATACGCTCCGACACGGCTTGTCCTGAAAATCGATAACATCGAGCAAACCCTGTGATGTACTTACACTGGCCAGTGAAACTCCGACCGGACGCAACACACCACTGTGTAGCGCATCCGGTGGGCATTACCGTGGTCGGTGGCCTTTGGGCGGTAACGCCGCCGCCATGCTCTGCGTTCAATCTGGCTCGGTGACAGTTCATTTCCAGTCGAATTGGACCCACGGACCTGTCCTGCTGCTCGCCCAC includes these proteins:
- the mtnA gene encoding S-methyl-5-thioribose-1-phosphate isomerase, producing MDDSSLIWDDGALVTIDQRGLPHEVRELRLTTVEDIVDAIRGLAIRGAPAIGIAGAFGVVIATAANTADGVVDVARVEAEAERIVATRPTAVNLAWAVRRVTAQVPLGVDAVLAETLAILAEDGRVNRAAATNAADLVQELCPGRPLRVLTHCNTGRLATSAFGTAIGAIRVLSERGAIENVLVDETRPLLQGARLTTWELAAAGIPHRLTIDSAAAWAMATGQVDCVLVGADRVTLNGDVANKIGTYALALAARHHGIPFIVVAPESTRDPNMATGRDIVVEQRAPAEVTGFGGVSTAPTGTEVFNPAFDVTPADLVTAVVTELGVVHRAGSAVPEHHPGREIADIARELYHRGWMPGTAGNISVRTAETAVITGSGLAKGELSERDMVIVRVLDSTPVAPQQRKPSAETTIHTAVYRTTDAAAVVHIHPPYATTLSTQTGSPDDPTILRITDFELIKGLGSADPAAVDIPVFPNWRDVARIGADIERYLSENPTAPPVLGIAGHGITTWGDNLSQARDRAECLEALCELVLRTGRRQVGLRDEILEIGLR
- a CDS encoding 1,2-dihydroxy-3-keto-5-methylthiopentene dioxygenase — encoded protein: MTLLQVMAADDADKVLLRTTDDAVIAAQLADRGITFDRWPVVDNAADTTSDALLAEYADRVAELNAAGRYRHIDIARIHPDDANPEWPQIAKGAREKFLNEHRHAEDEVRFFAGGRGCFYLHLDNAVLAVVCEGGDLLSVPAATLHWFDMGTRPDFIAIRFFEEEDGWVGDFTGDRISEGFPTLDQLLAAP
- the mtnC gene encoding acireductone synthase, producing MIAAVVVDIEGTTSPTSSVREDLYGYTRARLPEWLAENRMDAAVPIVAATRALAERPDADEAEVAAILRDWLGSDVKAEPLKAAQGLICHEGFRSGALHGEFFPDVAPALAAWRAAGLDLYVYSSGSVRNQQDWFAFARGGELASLIGGYFDLSTAGPKRESSSYEKIAGAIGTPAERVLFLSDHPDELDAAVAAGWSAIGVHRPGEPNPPRPPHRWIDSFAEVQLR